Part of the Cercospora beticola chromosome 5, complete sequence genome is shown below.
GCCGAGGACAAACAAACCAGATACCAAAAGCGGTATGGGAAAGGTAGCAGCGGAGCAGCGAAACACCACGGCGAAGAGCAGGCTGGCAAcggcgcagaagaagagagcatcGAGGCATTGGCGGcacaagctgcagcagcgcgagATGCACCAAGGGAGAAGAGCAACAAGAAGCGGGATCCGAATCTGAAAAAGATGAACAAGGATGAGAGACAGGAACTACGAAGGAAGAAGCATGATGCGCGACTAACGGCGCCCGGAGCCGCCCTTGCGAAGGCGCAAAGGAGTGACAAGGCTTCTGgtactgctgttgctggaacAGGCAAAAAGATCAGTTTCGATTGAGGTAGATCATAATGATCATTATGGTCAATTTCGGATCCTGGCGATTGTTCACGCAGGTTTCAATATTCGATTTGTGTAGTGTGCTAATGGAGAATGAAGCGGCAGAGCGAATGAAGTGTGAATCGAGTCGTATTCATTTTTTCATCATCTCGTCTATTTGGCACGTGCACCGCTGCGACCTGTCATACTCTCAGTCCAGGATGTGCTTCCCACAACCACATGAAGTAGTACCTGGCGAGCCTCGTATCGCAGCACCTCATCATGCCGTTTCCAATGCCATCCTCGTCCCCATTGTGTTGTTCGTGATCCCATTCCTCATGAGTGAACATCATTGACTACACGCATTTAAGCGCGAGACATGACACCCCAAGCACGGATTTTGTTGTCGGTGTAACCAGCGAACAGAGTCTGGCCATCAGCAGACCAAGCGAGCGAAATACACTCTGGGTCACGGGCCTTGCCGCCGGACTCGACGAACTCTGGGCGGAGCTCATcaaccttgctcttcttctcgaggtcGAAGATGACAATCTCCTTGGCGGTGGCAGCGCAGAGCCAGTAGCGGTTTGGCGAGAAGACGAGAGCGTGGATCTCGTCACCAGCGCTGAGCGAGTAGAGGTGCTTGGACTCGTTGAGGTCCCAGAGCATGGTGGTACCGTCCTTACCACCGGAGGCGCAGAGGGATCCGTCAGGAGAGATGGTGACGGTGTTGATGTAGCCAGTGTGGCCAATGTGGTCGGTCTGCAGACGGCAGGTGGAGAGCTCCCAGACCTGGTTTTCGAAGTCAGCGCATTGTCCCGATTCTAGTGTCCAACGTCTAGTGCATGCATTGATCGACAGGGGATCAGTATGCCTTATAGGCAGGTTTGTTTCATAGCCGTAGATGGCGGCTCTAAAGTAGCAAATACTTGTTTAAAGCATCATGTGAGGGCGGAGGGGAAAGCAGCGTCTCTAGCTGAACATACCTTGACGAACTTGTCCCAACCAGCAGAGACGATGACTGGGTTTTGTGGGTTTGGCGAGAAGCGCACGCAGGAGACCCACTCGGTGTGTCCCTTGTCGGTGATGGTGTACTTGCAGTCACCAAGGGTGTTCCACAGCTTGATGGTGCGGTCGCGCGAACCGGACACGATCTGGCGGTTGTCGGCAGAGAAGGAGACGGAGAGGACGTCGTTGTTGTGTCCGACGAAGCGGCGGGTGGTCTGGCCAGTGGACAGCTCCCACAGGCGCAGAGTCTTGTCCCACGAGGAAGAAAGAGCGTAGGCACCGTCGGAGGAGATCACGCAGTCGGAGACGATGTGGGAGTGGCCGTGGAGCGAGCGCTTTGGGTAGCCGTAGCTGGTGTCGTCGCGGGTCAAGTTCCAGACAATGAGAGTCTTGTCACGGGAACCAGACAGGAGCATGTTTGGGCTGTCAATTGCTGTTAGCCAATGCTGGTCTGCTCACTTGCGCCGCGTGTATTCTTACTTCTCGAGAGAAGTGGCCAAGCTGGTGACCCAGCCGGAGTGGCCCTCGAGGGTACCGCGGAGGACGAGCTGCTCTGCCATTGTTGCTGTGGTGTGGGAGTTCGTGTGGTTGGGAGAGGTGAAGTGGGCGTGTCGAGCGGAAATCTGAAATCCAAAAGCCCAAAAGTCGAATTGCGAGTGGAATTCCGAGTGCGCGACTAGCGCAAGGCCTGAGGCACCACAATCGCGGGCTCTGCTCCGCTCTCCTGCTCTACTGTCCAACAGCTCATGAACACAGACCACCTAGGAATTTTCGTGGACGTGATACTCTATTTATTGTACCTATCTACACTGTACATGACGGGACTGTTCCAAATGCTGGGACATACTGCATCTACCCAAGACCGCGGCTGTCGATATTCTTACAGCTTCGAGCTGAGCACAGCTCGCATTCTCTTCTCCACTGCATCGAGGTATTCGGTCGTCGTCACGTAGTCGTTCTTCTTTCCACAGCTGATGGCCAAGTCCTTGGTCATGATGCCTTGCTCATCAACAACGTGGATACATGCCTCCTCCAAGCTCTCAGCGAACTTGGTCACTTCTGGTGTGCCATCAAGTTCTCCACGCTTGGCAAGACCTCGTGTCCACGCAAAGATGGACGCGATGGGGTTTGTTGAGGTTGGGTTGCCCTTCTGGTGCTCGCGGTAGTGGCGGGTGACGGTACCGTGAGCGGCTTCGGCCTCAAAGGTCTTTCCATCTGGAGTGACTAGCACTGAGGTCATGAGACCTAGGGATCCGAATCCTTGGGCAACGATATCGGATTGGACGTCACCGTCGTAGTCTATGTGCTGTCAGTGAATCGTGAAACCAGGGACAAGAGTCGGCAAGTACATACTCTTCATGGCAATGACCATGCCGCCCTCATTCTTGATCATTTGAGCGACCATGTCATCAATAAGACGGTGCTCGTACCACAGGCCCTTGGCTTCAAAGTCCTTGCGGTAATCCTTCTCGTAGATCTCTTGGAAGATGTCCTTGAATCTTCCATCGTATGCCTTCAGGATTGTGTTTTTCGTTGTCATGTACATCGGGTATTCGAGAGAAAGAGCGTGCTTGAACGAAGAGTGGGCAAATCCCTTGATACTCTCCACAGTGTTGTACTGTGTCTGAGCTACACCGCCCTCGTGCTTGTCAGTGAACTCGAAGACCTGAATCTTTTGTGGCTCTCCGCCCTTCGGCGTGAAAACCATCTCCAGCTTGCCAGGGCCTTCGATGACTCTGTTTTGCGCACGATATTGGTCTCCGTGTGCGTGACGACCAATGACAATTGGCTTCTTCCAGCCTGGCACAAGTCGGGGTATCCGTGGAATCACAATCGGTTCTCTGAAGACAGTGCCGCCCAAGATGTTTCGGATTGTGCCATTTGGAGACAGCCacatcttcttgagcttgaaCTCCTCCACACGCGCCTCGTCGGGCGTGATGGTCGCGCATTTCACGCCCACGCTGTATTTCTTGATTGCCTCAGCAGCATCCACTGTGATCTGGTCGTTCGTCTCATCACGCTTCTCCAGCCCCAAGTCGTAGTACTTGAGGTCGATGTCCAAGTATGGGTGGATGAATTTGTCTTTGATGTCCTTCCAGATGATCCTAGTCATTTCATCGCCATCAAGCTCGACGACCGGGTTCTTGACCTTGATCTTGGGAATCTGCTGTGACGCCATGTTTCTGCGCTGTACAACCTTTGCCGCGATTGGTCGTGGAAATGCGCGTGCAGCCGGAACGATTCTGGCGGAGGTGTGGGTGAGGGAGGGTGCGGCAGCGGTAAACGACCGAAGAGCAGACATGATCAGTGATTATGTATGTACGGCGGGCGGGATCGGTTGAGTAGTGTCTGGCGCCGCTGAGTGGGCGGTAGTTTTGCTTGACGTGCGAAGTCTCCTTCACAAGAGACCTTTACCCGAGGGCAAAGCTACTATGCGTGAATGCGGCGGTATCGGCGGCGTCATCCCCGCCAATGATCGAAGCTGTTCGCCAGCTGCGCTGTGCGCTGCGGCTGATTACCCTGTCATGCCCTGCATCCAGCTCTTATCGCCGGCCATCGGTGGTATGCAGTGacggcagcagcgacatCACGTCCAGGACTCGTGGTACCTTTTACATGCTCACTTCTCAACGATATATATGGCGAGACGCGAAACATACATTGATTTTGCTTTACAACCACACAGTTGCTGATCAGCCTACAGGCAGCAATGCCCAAGATCGCTCTCAGACCATTCGCCATACGCAATCAAGCTGCAAGCCGACCAACCTCCGCACCTGCATCGCTCGCGCGGAATGCACGCCGTCGACACATCTTCTGTACTACGAGTTCGCCATGATCCTTGTGATCACACTCATCACGCTGTTAGCGAACACAATAGCCTCATCCTTATCGGTCAAGTGTGGGAAATGCTGGACAATTTTGTCTGAATGCCAATCCAGAGTCCCCTCCAGCTTCAATTTCCTGCGAAAACTATTCCTGCCTGCCACTGAACTCAAATCGACGTCAGGCATATTCTTGAAAAAGGCTTCTACTTCGCGTTCGAACGATTGGTCTTGTGGAGGGAGATGGTTCTCGTGAGGTCCTCGCAACGGGCGAGGCATTGCTTGGGTCAGTACACTGGCTGGCGTGGCTGATGGCAGACGTTTAAAGTTCCTTAGTTGAATGCGGTACAGTTCCCAACTGAGTTCCCAGGAGACCTTCGGCTTCGCATATTCCTGCTGACGACGCTCTTCACGgcggcgatcttcttctcgagctgaGTGCTCTtgtcgctggcgctggcgtgtctcctcctccgcctgcgcTTTAGCTTTCGCCTTCtggcgctcgcgctcgagCTTGGCTTGACGTTTGGCTTCTTGCTGGCGCTCGAACTCGCGCCTCTGCTTCTCATCCTGTGCACTTGCGCCACTTGGTCTCGACCTTGGGCCTTGGGGCCTTGTTGATCCACTGCCAGTTTGGGTATGCGCATCAGTGTAGCCCTGCTTGctttcttgctgttctcctGGTACGTCGTAATTGGGTGGCTGACTCTTGCGTTTCAGCTCCTCCTGGTTCGCCCGTTCAATGCTATTCGTCCATCTCTGGAGTACCAAGTCCCAGTGGAGAGCTTCTTTGATGTGAACACCCCGGCATAacaagcaagcagcaagatcttCTAGCATTAAATCCAGCTTTCTTGGGTTGCGAGAAATCGCAGGGATCTGCCGCAGTAGAATTCCGGCATTGTACCTATTATTCTTATGGATTGGATTATGACAGAGCCTCCCATTCCCTTTCTTGATCTGTGCACTGCATGTCTTGCAGTCGGGCGGAATACCGAGTACCTCCTCTGCTTTCCAGGTGGGGCTCCAGGCTTTACTGAAGGTCATTTTGGAAAAGCACAAAATAGAGGAGCGGTCCTCTGACAGCACCAGGAGCGATGGGCAGAGACATATTGTATGCTATTCGAGAGGCCGCAGCAGGCACACCTCTTGCTGCGCCGCACGTCTCGAAACGCTACCAGAGCACATTCAAGCTTGAAGTCCAGCCCTGGGAGCTGCAGGCCTTCCACATCGGCTCAGTACAAAAGAGCTTCTGGTGGTCATGTGTGTTCCAATGCTTCGGGTCGAGGGGCTGTACATTCTGCAAGCGTTGCTAAAGAAAGTCAGAGAGCCCACAACTCGCCTATGCTACAGTGCGGCACAGTGCATTGGCGCTTCTCTGATACGCGCACGTGATCCATGAGTTGCAGCTTGGCCTTGCAACCACCTCTCCTGTCGCTCGCCGAGGCCAGAAGCAAAACGATATGAAGAGTCGTCCGTTTAACGGAATATGGCGAAGGCTGCTTGACAGGAATGGAGCAAATGCCAAGAGTATATGCTGTTACTGTTAGATTGCGATCAAGTGGACGCAACAGGCTCTCGATTGCAGGCAAACTATAACCGACAATGTTGCAGATGCCAAAATGGTTTCGTTTTGTGCTTCGGATATGTTGACTGGAACAGTTTGTTTAGTGAGCCTCACTGTCATTATGACTTGGGCGCAGAGATATTGCGATTTATGCTCGGATGTGTCTCGGTGCCCATCTGCGAAACTGCTGGCGATGTGGCACCGTTCATGTCATTCTTCGCTTCTTGAGCAAAGACGGAATTGACGGCGTGGACTCCATAGGGTTGGCGTGAGGCCTCTGCTTGCTCGTCGTGCTCTCGAAGAGTGCTCGAGTTCATCGTCATACTCAAAGGTTGGGAATGTTGTGTTTCTTCTCGAGAGCAATTTTCTCTTGCGGTTCTTCGACGTTCACCTGTTATACGGGATGTGAGCGGGTAACTTTTACTTGTGCAACGATCACATGATGAGATGGGTGTCAGATAACATTGCTTAGGCTGTGTTCAAGCCGTGACTGTGCTGGGTTGTTGCAGACGATACTTCCAGCTGATGCATGACCGGCGTTCTCGCGTCTAGTGACGAAGAAGGAAATTGGTGCCATTGAATAGTTGTACTTCATGGTCGCGCTCTCGCGCACGTGGCAGAGGCCTATTGAAGCTGGCTTGCATGTCGGTAGCGATGAGAACCGTATGAAGAGTCCGAGACGGGTGCGGCCTGATTGATTCGAGTAGAGGAGAGATGGACCTTTTTGGGTCGAATGTACTTCTCAATGGCGCGCAGTACGGGATGCAGCAGGCTTGACAGGCTGGGTTCACGTGGATGGGCGCTCAACAGCATGAGATCGTGCCCAGTCTTGCCGTGCGGAAGTGCGAAAGTGAGCGTTGTTTTCCCTCGGAGGCTAGGGCCCGGGCAGCCTGAGGCAATAACGATGGGAACCGAAACAACATATCTGGCGaatctcttctcctctttgtCTCCATGGATGTCTACACTTCGGCATCATCGGCAGCACACCATCATGGCGgttctataataatagtGTCGACACGGCTCGCACGGGTCGAACCAACCCACCGCGCAGCCAACCACCGCAAGGGGAAATGTGGCGGACGCAAGAGCTCGGGTGCAAATTGCACGACCAAAGTCAAAGCGCCATCTCCAGCCAGCTGCGACAACAGGAAAGATGCACAGCGCCTTCATGCGAAGGCCTTGTTGGCCAGCAAGAGAGCATGCATCGATGCTCGACGAGTTTCCCTTCCGGCACGTTTCAGGCGAGTCGGCAGAGAGCAATGCATGACTCGGGGCGTTCAATATCGTGGACCATGGCTCACATACTTCCTCCAGTGCACTTCTGGAAGCTAGCAACGCCATTCTGGACTTGACTTAACGATGGTCTAGGGGTCCCCAAGCCACGAGCCGACAACGCGTGTTCTTCGTTCCTTGCCGTCAACTCGCATCGCAAGACATCGAGAAACGTTGGTGTGAGCTGCGTGCTGCCGCTCGCTACAGATGGTCCGACGCTGCGCACGCCGACTTGATTTGCGGTAACACACCTTCCACGTAGAATACTGGACTGGCTCCGATGCATTACGACCTCGATACTGCCGAATTTTGTTGGTCGAGAAATCCTCATGTCAAGGAGGCACAGCGAGCTCTATTGAACATCACGTCCGCTGCAACACCCCAGGCCGAAGCATAGTGACGATCACCCACGCCTGGTGCACTGCATTCCTTGCGAACCAGCCATCCTCCAACGTGGATTTAAGGCAGGATGCTGGCGAAGCGGCGCCATGCCTCGCTACGGCTGTTCGTCTTTACAGGTCTTTGCGTAACTTTGGGCATTTGGTACTTGCGACCAATGTCTGTCGGGATATCGCCGGCCACCGTGCAGACATATTGGTCTTCTGCTGAATCATCAACATCAGAATCGCTAGCGACAACAGCTGGGCCAGGATTATCGAAGGAACATCCTATTCTGACAATTTCCAAGGCAGCCACTCGCAAACATGAAGAGAAGGTTGCGCGCCAATCCAGTACCTACGAGCAAGCCGTCGCAGAATACCTCCGTCGATATGGAAGAACGCCACCCCCAA
Proteins encoded:
- the MIP11 gene encoding 40S ribosomal protein RACK1 (BUSCO:EOG092636T6), producing MAEQLVLRGTLEGHSGWVTSLATSLENPNMLLSGSRDKTLIVWNLTRDDTSYGYPKRSLHGHSHIVSDCVISSDGAYALSSSWDKTLRLWELSTGQTTRRFVGHNNDVLSVSFSADNRQIVSGSRDRTIKLWNTLGDCKYTITDKGHTEWVSCVRFSPNPQNPVIVSAGWDKFVKVWELSTCRLQTDHIGHTGYINTVTISPDGSLCASGGKDGTTMLWDLNESKHLYSLSAGDEIHALVFSPNRYWLCAATAKEIVIFDLEKKSKVDELRPEFVESGGKARDPECISLAWSADGQTLFAGYTDNKIRAWGVMSRA